ATTTGCAGATGATGGGTTTTGTACCAGCAATCGCAGGAGCGAAGATCGCGACAAATCCAAGAAACCCGATATAGATCAAGGCCAGCATTGCCATTTTTCTTCCCTTGAAACGTTGCCAGGTTTCAGCCCAGAAACTAGGGGACTTCGACACTGTCTTCCGCTCAGATGAAGAGGTCGTGTTTTCTTCAGTTTGCTCTTGCATAGTGATTTATGATTCAAAAGGAATGCGACAAATAGGAGAAAGAATCACTTAGGAGTCTCTTGTTAGTGGTCTGCGATTTTGACACGGGGGTCTGCCATTGCATAAAAGATATCTGCTAAAAGCTGACCGGCTAACGTTAAAATGGAAAACATCAGCGTCAAGCCCATGATGGTGGGATAATCCCGTTCCAGAATTGACTCAAAATAAAGCTGTCCCATTCCAGGCCAGCTGAAAATACGTTCGATAATCACAGAACCGCCCAACAACGAAGGCAGCGTCAAACCAATTAAGGTGACGAGTGGAATGAAGGTATTGCGAAACGCATGTTTGACTAAGACGTTTATCGGCCCCAAACCCTTTGCGCGTGCCGTGCGGATATAGTCTTGTCTCAGAACTTCATGCATATTTGCGCGAATGAAACGACTGTAATATGCCAGACTGCCATAGGTGTAGCAGATCACCGGCATCAATGCATGTTTGAAAATATCCCAGGTTTGCTGAGCACCGGTCATGGATGAATAACCATCGCTTTTCATTCCATATAAAGGCAGCCACCCTAATTTATTCGCTAAATAGATCTGTAAGAACAGAGCCGCGACGAAACTCGGAAATGAATACAGCATGTAGAGAATGGTTCCGACCGTTCGTTCATCCAGTTTCCCCTGCCTTGCAGAGGAATATAAGCCAATCGGAATTGCCAGGAGATAGGTCAGAAACAGAGAGCTTAACGATAAAATCAGAGTTGGTCCCATACGTTCATGAATGAGACGTGCGACGGGCTGCTTTCGTGAGATGGACCGACCGAAATCGAGTCGAAAAACATTTCCAACCCAAAGGGCATATGCCTGCGGCCATGGCTTATCAAGTCCGTAGGCTTTTCGCATGCGCTCTATATCAGCCGGATTCAATTCTTTTCCTGGATCAACCATTGCCATCTGGGTCGAAATTGGTGACCCAGGCATGTTACGGATCAGTCCAAAAATAATGAACGTAATCAGGACAAGAGTAATCAGGCCGATGAAGAGCCTACGTACAAGATAGCTGAACATGCTTTTCAATCAATCCATTAACAGAATCAACAAAAATCGTAGCGACTGGCAACGCAATTCGAAAAGAGCATTCTCAGGCTATTTACTGACAGGCTTCCAGAGACTTCCAAATCCTGGCCCATAGCCATAAGGGCCACGAGGACTGAAGACATAACCTCTCAAATCCTTGTTAAATCCATAGAATGAATTACGGAAATAAAGCCAGGTATAGGGCTGATCTTCATACAGAATCTCATGGATTTTGCCATAGATTTTTGCCCGTTTGTCTTTATCGAATTCACGTCGCCCTTCTTCAAACAGTTTGTCAACTTCCGGGTTGGAATATTGACCATAATTTCGAGGAGCGTCTGTTTTCCATAAATTGATTGAAGTGTCAGGGTCTGTTCCTGTCCCCCATCCACCAAACATTGCCTGAAACTGATGATTACGTGCCTTATCCTGCATCACCGTAAACTCAGTTGGTTTGACTTCACAGATAATGCCAATCTGGTCCAGGTTTTCTTTGAGTAACGTACAGATCGAAAGGGATAAAGGCCTGTTCGCCGTCATGATCGTAAACCGGAATGGAATAATTTTCCCATCGAATTCCTTGTCTCGAATTCCGTCTCCATCGTGATCGATCCAACCCGCTTCATCCAGCAGATCTTCTGCCTTGTTTAAATTCTGTTGAAACGGTTTTGTCATTGGCTTGGGAGCCATCCAGGCCGTTTCGTGGTAAATACCAGTACATGGCTGGTATAAACCGTAGCAGAGTTCGTCCAGCATTTCTTTATGATTAAAAGCATAACTCATTGCCTGACGCACTTTTTTATCTTTAAAGAATAAGGTTTCACAGTTCCAGCCAAAGTAGAAGTAAACCCATTCCAGGCCATTTGCCTTGGTGCAGGTTTTGTAAAAGTCTTCGTCTTCGGTTTGTGTTTTCCAGAGTTCAGGGTTGAGCGCCATTTCATCGATCTCCCCTTTTTTCAACGCAAGCAATGCAGTATTGGGGTCCTGTATAATTCTGAGTCGGACACGCTCAAAATAGGGCCGAGTACGAACTTCTTTTCCATCCTGCATGTACCAGCTTTCGCGACGTTTTAAAATAATTTCCTGTCCACGAACTCGTTTTTCAAGTTCATAAGGTCCGCCGGTAACTGGTTCATTTTCATACTTTACATGGTACTGGCTATCTTGCAGTGTGGGATCTGTCTCCAGCTCTTTTTCATAAATGTGCTTGGGGATGATGGGGAAATTCAGGTTCCAGACGTTTGTGGGGAGTGCTTCCTTATGGAAAAAGACCAGAGTCTGGTCATCATAAGCCTGAATCCATTTGAGCTGATCGGTACCAGAGCGAACTGCAGGAACAGGTACCCGGGGGTTCATGATCGTCTTGAAGGTAAACACAATGTCGTGTGCAGTGATAGGAGTGCCGTCTGACCATGTCAAATCATCTCGGAGGACGACTTTGTCGTACAGCATGTCTTTACTGGTCTGCCAGGAGACCACGGTATCAGAAACGGCAAAAGGCCTGAAGTTCCAATCGAAACTGAAGAGTCCAAATCCGGTGAGAGAGGACACCTCAAATTCGACAGCAGAACTACCCATGATCGGATTAGTGCTCTTCAAGTCAGCCCCGACATGTCGATTAATGGTCGCGTTCCAATCGACTTCTTCGTCATTTTCGGGTAGTCGGCCGAGCGCACTCAGGATTTTTTCGTTGCTTTCCTGGTTGGTATTTTTCAGCTTTAATGCTTCCTTCACGCTGACCAGTTGCTTCTCTTTACTCTGACGTTCCCGTAGTAGCTCCAAACTATCCAGTACTGGCTGTTCTTCCCACTCAACCTCAGCATCCAAGTCGGCTAAGCTGGGGGCATCAAATGGTTTCAACAGTGGTTCCAGAGGTACATCTTCTTTTGCTTCCGTGCTTGAATTTTCCGATGACTCTTCCGTCATATCGGTTGAAGGCGATGGCCCAGGGCATCCTGTGAGAGAGAACGTAAGCAGAATGGTCAAAAGCAATAGATTCAGGCGGGGAACTAAATTCATGGATATTCCTTCAATTAACTCCATTGAAAAGTCGGAAAATTCACCGGAGGACGAAGCTGATTTATTTGAATAAAGTAAATTCAAAATATTCGAACGGCTCAGGCTAGATTGTGGCAGACTGAGCCAAATAGAACAAGGCTGATTTTGGTTTTAAACGCAAGATGCGTTTAGACTTAACATCAACCAAAATCAGCCTTATAATAATCACTTGGCAGTTCTGCGCTCAAGCGTCGTCAATTCTCAGGTCATCTTATTGAAAGACACCGACCCAGTAATATTGACCATTCAGGACCATATAGCCAAATCCGGCCTGTGTTCCGGTAAGCATAATTGAATGGTGGGCGGGAGAAGCAATCCAGCCATTGACGGCAGCTGCTGCTGATGTAGGACCTTGGAAAATGATCTCGGGCCAAGGCAGATTACTATGCTGGTAGTAGCCGGTTTGTGCCATCCATTTTGCGTGTTCTTGCGCTTTCAAACACATTTTGGTGTTCAATGTCAGTGCAGGTAATCCGTTTCGGGCTCGTTCCTGATTGTGCAGCTTCAACAATTTCAAAATAGTAGGATGCTTGATCAGCCAATCATGCTCACCTTCCTTTGGTTTTGCTGCTTCTTTAGGGGCTTCTTCTGAAGAAGCAGGTTGAATGAGCATCAGACAAAACAGACTTGCTAAAACGACTCTCCATGCTGGTTTTATTGTCATCATTTCTTTCCTAATCTTTCCGTAGAGGAGTTAAAATATAGTACCGGCATAAAGTTTGCCGGTCCCGTAGACTGCTGAGGAAAGGTTAGCAACGGCAAATCCTCTGGTCTACTGTACGGAAAGCAGAAAATCAGCTTCTCAGATCATATTGACAAATCTACATATCATTCCCTGTCTACGCTTCAAATGCCTGTTTTTCCCTATCATTAACCCTCTTCTTGATTTGCAGCAGATCGTCGGTGGGAATGGATTCAATCAACTTTCTTGTATACCCCTCTTGCGGGTTTTGATAGATCATTTCTGACGGTCCCAGTTCGACCAGTTTTCCCTGATTCATCACCGCCATCATGTCAGACATGAATTTTACAACGCTCAAATCATGACTGATAAAAATATAGGTCAGGTTATATTGTTCCTGTAAATCTTTGAGTAAATTTAAGACCTGAGCCTGCACGGAGACGTCTAATGCCGAGACCGATTCATCACAGATGATGAATTCCGGTTCGACTGCCAGCGCGCGGGCAATCGAAATACGCTGGCGCTGCCCGCCAGAAAATTCATGGGGATAGCGGTCCAGATATTCGACCGGTAATCCTACTTCTTCCAGGAGGGAGGCAGCCCGGTCTCGTCGATCCTGTTTTGATGTACCTAAATTATGCGCGATCATCGATTCCGTAATAATGGTGGAGACCATCATGCGCGGGTTCAGTGAACTGTAAGGGTCCTGGAAAATAATCTGAACCTTACGTCGAAATGGTTTTCGGCCAGCCCGGCTCATATGTGCCAGATCGTTTCCCTCAAAGAGAATTTTCCCGTCAGTCACAGGAGCGAGACCAACGATGGCTTTACCAGTTGTTGTTTTTCCGCAACCGGATTCTCCTACGAGCCCCAGTGTCTGGCCACGATAAATATTTAACGAAATTCCATCAACGGCTTTTACATGATCGACAGTTCTGCGAAGAATTCCACTTTTGATCGGATAATAAACCTGTAGCTGGTCAAGGCTCAGAATGGGGGCCTCCCCTTCTTTGACCAGTTGAGACTCGGGTAGTGCTTTGACATCATCCGCCTGGTAACCAATTGTTTCCAGCTCTGAAAGAGGATGCAGCAATCTCTTGCGCCCATGTGACGTTAAGTCATTGAACTGACTTTTATCAAATTCCTTTTCTTCAATGATATATTCACCGAGCTCTGTTTCTTCAAAGTCCATGAAATCAGAGACCGTTGGTAGACGCTTAAAAGTCGTATCTAATGCGGGGCGGCAGGCGAGCAACC
This window of the Gimesia fumaroli genome carries:
- a CDS encoding ABC transporter permease, which encodes MFSYLVRRLFIGLITLVLITFIIFGLIRNMPGSPISTQMAMVDPGKELNPADIERMRKAYGLDKPWPQAYALWVGNVFRLDFGRSISRKQPVARLIHERMGPTLILSLSSLFLTYLLAIPIGLYSSARQGKLDERTVGTILYMLYSFPSFVAALFLQIYLANKLGWLPLYGMKSDGYSSMTGAQQTWDIFKHALMPVICYTYGSLAYYSRFIRANMHEVLRQDYIRTARAKGLGPINVLVKHAFRNTFIPLVTLIGLTLPSLLGGSVIIERIFSWPGMGQLYFESILERDYPTIMGLTLMFSILTLAGQLLADIFYAMADPRVKIADH
- a CDS encoding peptide-binding protein, translating into MNLVPRLNLLLLTILLTFSLTGCPGPSPSTDMTEESSENSSTEAKEDVPLEPLLKPFDAPSLADLDAEVEWEEQPVLDSLELLRERQSKEKQLVSVKEALKLKNTNQESNEKILSALGRLPENDEEVDWNATINRHVGADLKSTNPIMGSSAVEFEVSSLTGFGLFSFDWNFRPFAVSDTVVSWQTSKDMLYDKVVLRDDLTWSDGTPITAHDIVFTFKTIMNPRVPVPAVRSGTDQLKWIQAYDDQTLVFFHKEALPTNVWNLNFPIIPKHIYEKELETDPTLQDSQYHVKYENEPVTGGPYELEKRVRGQEIILKRRESWYMQDGKEVRTRPYFERVRLRIIQDPNTALLALKKGEIDEMALNPELWKTQTEDEDFYKTCTKANGLEWVYFYFGWNCETLFFKDKKVRQAMSYAFNHKEMLDELCYGLYQPCTGIYHETAWMAPKPMTKPFQQNLNKAEDLLDEAGWIDHDGDGIRDKEFDGKIIPFRFTIMTANRPLSLSICTLLKENLDQIGIICEVKPTEFTVMQDKARNHQFQAMFGGWGTGTDPDTSINLWKTDAPRNYGQYSNPEVDKLFEEGRREFDKDKRAKIYGKIHEILYEDQPYTWLYFRNSFYGFNKDLRGYVFSPRGPYGYGPGFGSLWKPVSK
- a CDS encoding CAP domain-containing protein, which produces MMTIKPAWRVVLASLFCLMLIQPASSEEAPKEAAKPKEGEHDWLIKHPTILKLLKLHNQERARNGLPALTLNTKMCLKAQEHAKWMAQTGYYQHSNLPWPEIIFQGPTSAAAAVNGWIASPAHHSIMLTGTQAGFGYMVLNGQYYWVGVFQ
- a CDS encoding ABC transporter ATP-binding protein, whose translation is MTENTALLDINGLKTYFHTGRGLVKAVEDLNITIEKGKTLGLVGESGSGKSVTSLSIMKLLPDTAAKIDAGSISFLGKDLVKLSDPEMRNIRGRDISMIFQEPGTSLNPVFRVGKQVMETIMLHQQVTAAEAKQRTIELFHEVGILDPERRFSSYPHEMSGGQKQRVMIAMALSCNPELLIADEPTTALDVTIQAQILNLLRKLRDERGMSILFITHDLSVIAEIADDVAVMFRGKLVEYKPVVEIFENPEHPYTKGLLACRPALDTTFKRLPTVSDFMDFEETELGEYIIEEKEFDKSQFNDLTSHGRKRLLHPLSELETIGYQADDVKALPESQLVKEGEAPILSLDQLQVYYPIKSGILRRTVDHVKAVDGISLNIYRGQTLGLVGESGCGKTTTGKAIVGLAPVTDGKILFEGNDLAHMSRAGRKPFRRKVQIIFQDPYSSLNPRMMVSTIITESMIAHNLGTSKQDRRDRAASLLEEVGLPVEYLDRYPHEFSGGQRQRISIARALAVEPEFIICDESVSALDVSVQAQVLNLLKDLQEQYNLTYIFISHDLSVVKFMSDMMAVMNQGKLVELGPSEMIYQNPQEGYTRKLIESIPTDDLLQIKKRVNDREKQAFEA